The window TGCATCGCCGGGCGCGGTGCCGTCGGGCCCGGTGCCGTCGGGGCCGGCATCGCCGGGCCCGGTGTCGTCGAGGCGGGCGCCGTCGGCCTCGTCACGACGACACCGCCACGGGTTCGACCAGCTGTGGGCCGTTGTTGCGGACGTCGTTGACCAGGGTCGAGACCGGGTACGCCGCCAACGGGCCCGGCGCGGCCGGCACGAGCAGCTCGGCCAGCTCCGCCTGAGTGACCGGCCCGGGCGCCAGCCACTGGTCCCAGCGGGCCGGCTCGACCATGAGCGGCATGCGGTCGTGAATGCGGCCCAGCTCGTCCGGGGCCGTCGTGGTGATGACGGTCGTGGTCACCCACCACCGCGCCGGGTCGTCCGCGGCGCGGCCGGGGTCACGCCAGAACTCGTACAGACCGGCCATCGCGAGGATCCCGCCGTCCGCGGGCCGAATGAAGAACGGCTGCTTGCGCCCCCGGGCGGCGGGGCCCGCCGTACCGGCCGGGCGATCCGGCGCGCCACGCCCGTCGTCGTGCTGCGGCTGCGGCGTGTACCACTCGTAGTAGCCGTCGGCCGGCAGCAGACATCGTCTGGCCGCCAAGGCTTTCCGGAATGCCGGCTTGACTGCGACGGTCTCCAGTCGGGCATTGATCAGCC of the Actinomycetota bacterium genome contains:
- a CDS encoding SOS response-associated peptidase, whose amino-acid sequence is MCGRYAASQHLDDLIHEFDIEQGPEVELAADHNVAPTKDVYLVADRVRDTGTVRELHVARWGLVPSWAKDPSIGSRLINARLETVAVKPAFRKALAARRCLLPADGYYEWYTPQPQHDDGRGAPDRPAGTAGPAARGRKQPFFIRPADGGILAMAGLYEFWRDPGRAADDPARWWVTTTVITTTAPDELGRIHDRMPLMVEPARWDQWLAPGPVTQAELAELLVPAAPGPLAAYPVSTLVNDVRNNGPQLVEPVAVSS